A single Carnobacterium alterfunditum DSM 5972 DNA region contains:
- a CDS encoding diacylglycerol/lipid kinase family protein translates to MTKVVLIVNPSSGGEKGKEYTELALEVLESMYDEVILKETAKGGDAEEFAEKAAKERVEAVIVMGGDGTVNECISGLAEEAYRPKLGIIPLGTVNDLGRALGVPLDPKAAISMLPDAVTKKLDVGKVNDSYFVNVIAIGKIPEAVKDVGVDQKTKLGSLSYFIEGAKAFNDNQSYPFKLVLDDEVIEQESSLVLIVLTNSVGGFENMLPHAKIDDGYLHLVALKGKTLMDKVKLIPKVISGNATEADETLYRKFKSGKIAVVEKDIQLVSNIDGDEGDKLPLTVQVLPSHITIFVPGDSKNE, encoded by the coding sequence ATGACTAAAGTGGTACTGATCGTAAATCCTTCTTCAGGAGGAGAAAAGGGAAAAGAGTATACGGAGCTTGCTCTAGAAGTTTTAGAATCAATGTATGATGAGGTCATACTTAAAGAAACAGCTAAAGGCGGAGATGCTGAAGAATTTGCTGAAAAAGCTGCTAAAGAACGCGTAGAAGCAGTTATTGTCATGGGTGGTGACGGAACAGTAAATGAGTGTATAAGTGGTTTAGCAGAGGAAGCCTATCGTCCAAAATTAGGCATCATTCCTTTGGGTACTGTCAATGATTTAGGTCGTGCTTTGGGCGTTCCACTTGATCCAAAAGCAGCCATTAGCATGTTGCCAGACGCAGTCACAAAGAAACTAGATGTCGGAAAAGTAAATGATAGTTATTTTGTTAATGTCATCGCGATTGGGAAAATCCCAGAAGCAGTTAAAGATGTAGGCGTTGATCAAAAAACAAAATTAGGATCGTTATCTTACTTTATTGAAGGAGCAAAGGCTTTTAACGATAATCAAAGCTATCCTTTTAAATTAGTCTTAGATGATGAGGTCATTGAACAAGAATCTAGTTTAGTACTTATCGTATTAACGAATTCTGTCGGAGGATTTGAAAATATGTTGCCGCATGCGAAAATAGATGATGGATACCTGCATTTAGTTGCATTAAAAGGGAAGACTTTAATGGACAAAGTTAAATTAATTCCTAAAGTGATTTCAGGAAACGCAACTGAGGCAGATGAGACACTATACAGAAAATTTAAATCAGGTAAAATAGCTGTCGTAGAAAAAGATATCCAATTGGTAAGTAATATTGATGGAGATGAGGGAGACAAACTTCCTCTTACCGTTCAAGTTTTACCTAGTCACATCACGATTTTTGTCCCAGGAGATTCAAAAAATGAATAA
- a CDS encoding M3 family oligoendopeptidase, whose product MKYNIKWDLESIFPGGSSSPQLKEKLALIRNQLDELSLLTTKWDTEKDGPAFKELADILLVQEKLTKGLSQVFTFVEAVQSADVLDKQAGALLGQVIELSSAFSTLQIILTKKMVAMPDNNWNELVKLPAFKEIEFSLNETRRHGKELLSETEEALINALSIDGFQGWSDHYDSLVATIEIPFEDGEGHIHQLSVGQAYNKMNTDPDAKVREQLFKKWEETWGGMAPLFSDTLNHLAGFRLADYKAHGVKDFLKRPLEYNRMNQETLDTMWKAVSDNKKPFVDYLNRKAQLLGKDKLSWQDTEAPVIIGNASAKVYPYDDGADFIVKNFRKFSGKMADFAQYAFDHSWIEAEDRGGKRPGGYCSELPESKESRIFMTYAESPSEVSTLAHELGHAFHSHVMTDLPTLNQQYAMNVAETASTFAEMIIADATVKEATSKEEKITLLDTKIQNALAMFLNIHARFLFETRFYNERQNGILTEDRLGELMEEAQKEAYQDSLSEYHPHFWASKLHFFIADVPFYNFPYTFGYLFSLGIYARSLEEGAGFEDKYIALLRDTASMSTEDLAKKHLNADLTKPDFWEAGIAIMKNDVDTFMSLTEEYVK is encoded by the coding sequence ATGAAATACAATATAAAATGGGATCTTGAATCTATTTTTCCAGGCGGCAGCAGTTCACCACAACTAAAAGAAAAATTAGCTCTTATCCGAAATCAGCTAGATGAATTATCTTTACTTACTACTAAGTGGGATACTGAAAAAGATGGTCCCGCATTTAAAGAGCTAGCCGATATTCTGCTTGTTCAAGAAAAATTAACAAAGGGACTTTCTCAAGTTTTTACTTTTGTAGAAGCTGTTCAATCTGCAGATGTACTTGATAAACAAGCAGGGGCCCTTCTTGGCCAAGTAATCGAATTGAGTAGCGCTTTTAGTACGCTTCAAATTATTTTAACAAAAAAAATGGTCGCTATGCCTGATAATAATTGGAATGAGCTAGTTAAACTACCTGCTTTTAAAGAAATTGAATTCAGCCTAAATGAAACGCGTAGACATGGTAAAGAACTATTAAGCGAAACAGAAGAAGCCTTGATCAATGCTCTTTCCATCGATGGTTTCCAAGGATGGAGCGATCATTACGATTCATTAGTAGCAACTATTGAGATTCCTTTTGAAGATGGTGAAGGTCATATCCATCAGTTGTCAGTTGGACAGGCCTATAATAAAATGAATACTGATCCGGATGCAAAAGTTCGCGAGCAATTATTCAAGAAATGGGAGGAAACCTGGGGGGGCATGGCTCCTTTATTCAGCGACACATTAAATCATTTGGCTGGGTTTCGTTTAGCAGACTATAAAGCTCATGGTGTTAAAGATTTTTTAAAACGTCCTTTAGAATATAATCGGATGAACCAGGAAACCTTAGATACAATGTGGAAAGCCGTTAGCGACAACAAAAAACCTTTTGTTGATTACTTAAATCGTAAGGCTCAATTGCTGGGAAAAGACAAATTATCTTGGCAAGATACTGAAGCACCAGTGATAATCGGAAATGCATCTGCTAAGGTTTATCCATATGATGATGGTGCTGATTTTATTGTAAAAAATTTCCGTAAGTTTAGTGGGAAAATGGCTGATTTTGCTCAATACGCTTTTGACCACAGTTGGATCGAAGCCGAAGACCGTGGTGGAAAAAGACCTGGTGGATACTGTTCAGAGTTGCCAGAAAGTAAAGAATCTCGTATCTTTATGACTTATGCCGAATCGCCAAGTGAAGTATCCACATTAGCACATGAATTAGGTCATGCTTTTCATAGCCATGTAATGACTGATTTACCAACTCTTAACCAACAATATGCCATGAATGTTGCTGAAACAGCAAGTACTTTTGCAGAAATGATCATAGCCGATGCTACCGTTAAAGAAGCGACTTCTAAAGAAGAAAAAATCACTTTATTGGATACGAAAATACAAAACGCCTTAGCCATGTTTCTAAATATCCATGCGCGTTTCTTATTTGAAACACGATTCTATAATGAACGTCAAAACGGTATTTTAACAGAGGATCGCCTTGGTGAATTGATGGAAGAGGCTCAAAAAGAAGCGTATCAAGATTCTTTAAGTGAGTATCACCCACATTTTTGGGCTAGTAAACTCCACTTCTTTATTGCTGATGTTCCTTTTTATAATTTCCCATATACTTTTGGCTATTTATTTAGTTTAGGAATTTATGCTCGTTCTTTAGAAGAAGGAGCTGGTTTTGAAGATAAATACATTGCATTGTTGAGAGACACTGCCTCAATGTCTACAGAAGATTTAGCTAAGAAACATCTAAATGCCGACTTAACTAAACCAGATTTTTGGGAAGCTGGTATTGCCATCATGAAAAATGATGTCGATACTTTTATGTCCTTAACTGAAGAATACGTGAAATAA
- a CDS encoding VanZ family protein, which translates to MRSTTKDNFFILLAFIIMAVLFYSSSQPYGEQSLTSMLDEILAKEPLKELLSLIQFNYAGDEVSIAAQGYSSFIEFFIRKLAHFGIYFLLGLCWFLGLKNKMTSIGLAAFVSWLLASGYAAFDELHQSITPDRTPLMEDVILDATGALTSIFLAIVFFLFYSKKKKNRSLFKKIKR; encoded by the coding sequence ATGCGTTCAACTACAAAAGATAATTTTTTTATTCTACTAGCATTTATAATAATGGCAGTATTATTTTACAGTTCTTCTCAGCCTTATGGAGAACAATCGTTGACAAGTATGCTAGATGAAATTTTAGCTAAAGAACCATTGAAGGAACTCTTAAGCTTGATTCAATTCAATTATGCAGGCGATGAAGTGAGCATCGCTGCACAAGGATATAGTTCGTTCATTGAATTCTTCATTCGAAAATTGGCTCATTTTGGAATCTATTTTTTATTAGGATTATGTTGGTTTTTAGGATTGAAAAATAAAATGACAAGTATTGGGTTAGCAGCGTTTGTATCATGGCTATTAGCATCTGGTTATGCAGCTTTTGATGAGTTACATCAAAGTATCACACCTGATCGGACTCCTTTGATGGAAGATGTCATTTTGGACGCTACAGGAGCATTGACAAGTATTTTCCTAGCTATAGTATTTTTCCTGTTCTATTCTAAAAAGAAAAAAAATAGATCTTTATTTAAAAAGATAAAACGATAG
- a CDS encoding YebC/PmpR family DNA-binding transcriptional regulator, whose product MSGHSKWNNIQGRKNAQDAKRGKIFQKISREIYMAVKSGGPEPNINPSLRMVMDKAKSNNMPNDNVERAIKKGSTTGENENYDEVIYEGYGPKGTAVLVHTLTDNLNRTGTNVRVAFNKNGGSMGEKGSVSYMFDRKGYIAIEREGLEVDEDTMLMSVLEAGGDEMETSDEVFEIYTDPSDLPDVRDALEKEGYTLAQAEVTMIPQTMVQLPEDKKTLFNQMIDKLEEDDDVTEVFHNAEL is encoded by the coding sequence GTGTCAGGACATTCAAAATGGAACAATATCCAAGGGCGTAAAAATGCACAAGATGCAAAACGCGGGAAAATATTCCAAAAAATATCAAGAGAAATATACATGGCTGTGAAAAGTGGTGGGCCTGAGCCAAACATTAACCCTTCATTACGTATGGTGATGGATAAGGCTAAGTCTAATAATATGCCGAATGATAATGTTGAACGCGCTATAAAAAAAGGAAGCACAACAGGTGAAAATGAAAACTATGATGAAGTGATTTACGAAGGGTATGGCCCGAAAGGAACAGCTGTATTGGTTCATACTTTAACAGATAACTTAAATCGTACTGGGACTAATGTTCGTGTCGCTTTTAACAAAAATGGCGGCTCTATGGGCGAAAAAGGTTCTGTTAGTTATATGTTTGATCGTAAAGGGTATATCGCAATTGAACGTGAAGGGCTGGAAGTTGATGAAGATACCATGCTGATGAGTGTCCTAGAAGCTGGCGGAGATGAAATGGAAACGTCAGATGAAGTATTTGAAATTTATACAGATCCTTCTGATTTACCAGATGTACGTGATGCTTTAGAAAAAGAAGGTTATACATTAGCGCAAGCTGAGGTAACTATGATTCCACAAACGATGGTTCAGTTGCCGGAAGATAAAAAAACTTTATTCAATCAAATGATCGATAAACTTGAAGAAGATGACGATGTAACTGAAGTTTTCCACAACGCTGAATTATAA
- the comGA gene encoding competence type IV pilus ATPase ComGA — protein sequence MEIEEFTQYVVLKAQETGTSDIHILPEDNQYRFYFRIGGKMSFWNTVPEEEGKRFISYFKYLANMDVGERRKPQSGAAQLIIEGNTTALRFSTITNFRAQESMVIRILNQSMHLSLSKTTYFKKEVQMIEQLAQFNSGLLIFSGPVGSGKTTTMYQLVRESYLTSRQQVITVEDPVEIEEPLFLQTQVNEKAGITYETLLKSSLRHHPDIIIIGEIRDEETAKMVIRGALTGHMIIASVHAKNTVGVISRLLELGVTQEQLKQTLLGVVFQKLIPRYCPFCKGDCEPACLHINLYEKRAILYDVLSREELKQYLNQTQTEEQIQEKQTRSFNLLLRKVYAYGYISEKSFIQFQIP from the coding sequence ATGGAGATTGAAGAGTTTACACAGTATGTTGTTTTAAAAGCTCAAGAAACAGGCACAAGTGATATTCATATTTTGCCTGAAGATAATCAATACCGATTTTATTTTCGGATCGGTGGAAAGATGAGTTTCTGGAATACTGTACCAGAAGAAGAAGGTAAACGATTTATTTCCTATTTTAAATATTTAGCGAATATGGATGTAGGTGAAAGAAGAAAACCGCAAAGTGGAGCTGCTCAATTGATAATTGAAGGAAATACTACTGCATTAAGGTTTTCGACTATTACAAATTTTCGCGCTCAAGAATCTATGGTTATAAGAATTTTAAACCAATCGATGCATCTATCTTTGTCGAAAACAACTTATTTCAAAAAAGAAGTTCAAATGATTGAACAGTTGGCTCAATTTAATAGTGGGTTACTCATTTTTTCAGGCCCCGTTGGATCAGGTAAGACGACAACGATGTATCAACTTGTTCGTGAAAGTTATCTAACAAGTAGACAACAAGTTATAACAGTCGAAGATCCCGTTGAAATTGAAGAACCATTGTTTTTACAAACACAGGTAAATGAAAAAGCTGGAATTACTTATGAGACGCTTTTAAAGTCTAGTCTGCGTCATCACCCCGATATCATTATTATTGGTGAAATAAGAGATGAAGAAACAGCGAAAATGGTTATAAGGGGAGCTTTAACCGGGCACATGATCATTGCAAGTGTTCATGCAAAAAATACTGTTGGAGTTATTTCACGGTTGTTGGAACTTGGGGTGACACAAGAGCAGCTAAAGCAAACTTTACTCGGGGTAGTCTTTCAAAAGTTGATTCCGAGATATTGTCCTTTTTGTAAAGGAGACTGTGAACCGGCATGCCTCCATATAAATTTGTATGAAAAAAGAGCAATATTATATGATGTTTTATCAAGGGAAGAGCTTAAGCAGTATCTTAACCAGACTCAAACAGAA